The Molothrus aeneus isolate 106 chromosome 23, BPBGC_Maene_1.0, whole genome shotgun sequence nucleotide sequence TGTTTCTTAAATATAACAACAAGCTTCCCATTCACAAGGACATGTTTTCCCCTTTCCAGAAACAGGAACAGCCCCTCAGGGATGGGTACAATCCCATCTTATTTAGGAATGATCTGGGTTTTCTCTGCACccgcaggagctggagcagggaattgcATTGGCTCCTGGCAGGATCCAACCCTGTTGTGTCCACACCACTGATACTGTTCCTGCTGCCCAAATGTGGGAGATAGAGGCAAAAACCTGCCAATGTAGGGGAcagggaggaactgggagcactgggatgtgggATCTCCCCAATAGCTGAGGCTGGTTTTGGATAAATATTGCTGCTGGGAATCAAGCCTAAGTGAAGAGCAGTTTCTCCATCAGGTATCTGGCAGGTCACATTGCATTGAACAGTATCAAATGGTGATGGTCCCCAGGGAGCAAAATTAGCCACAGGATTAGAGAGCACTTGCCCATGGCTCAGCCTGCAGTGATTGCAAAATATGGGCTTGATCCCTCACAATACAACATTCCCTGTGGGCCCACATCCCAACCTTTTGCTTAAACGTAAAAATAAAGTCCTTTGCAAGCTCAGGACTGCAACCACCAGAACAAACCCACCTGATGGGATGTGGGTGGCCCCAGCcccccagagctggacccaCTGAGGCCATCCCTGATTGTAAATCCAAGTTCATCCCacatgggagcagcagagctgctctcagtgcCCAGGCTCACTAAGGAACCGGCTCCTGCCCAAATGAATTCAGTGTAAACAGCAACCTGGGGCTCCAGTCACACCAGGATGTGGGAATTTGCCCTGTGGCTTCCAGTCTGCACACACAtctggctcagctccagctgggagcaccCAGCACGGACATGCTAGGACCCTTCCAGGTGTGCCACGGGCTTGGCTGCGTTCCTGGAGACCCAAAGATACCTGGGGTGACCCGTCAGACAGGCTGGGAACTGAAGAGGAGGTGACAGAGATGACAGGGACCATGCCCTGTCTCcgtcccagctctcccagtcccgtggccccacagctgccagcgcatcctcctgctgccacctggCGGCCACAGAACACTCGGAGACAGCTGGGACCAGGACAGCGGCCCAAAAAGCAGCCACCTGTCCCGACTGTCCCCACGGGAGAACTGCCCAGCCCTCCAAAGCGCAGGAAAAGCCTGGGTTTATCAAAACTCAGTTTATTCCAAAtgttaaaagatttttttttcgtCCTTTCTGCCTTGATTAATCaaccaaaatacattttcttttttaaaaaaatcaaccccTTTGGAACCATTGTATAACCCCAgacccccctccccagccagaACCCCCCCTCCTATTGCTATAATTTAACTTTTTGCAGAGCCCTCCTCACTCCAGGTACCTGGAAGGTACCTCCTATAaggagaggatggagcaggctgggcacaggaaTCAAGACCAGTTGGATCAGGGAGGCAATGGGGAGGAGTCCTGTTGTTCCCAGCAACTCCATGCATAGCTGGGGTCTGGATGCCTGCTCATTAAGGCCCTAACAGCAAATGAACCTCCTTCCTCAGCAAGcgaaagagagaaaaaccagTGTTCCCACCCGTGGGATGGATTTGGTTGGGTTTCCAAAGGCAATGGCAAAAGAGGGAGTGGCCAGGACTGTGAAAAGTAGCATGAGGTGGCTGCTCCAGGCCATGGGGAGTGGGGAACCGGCTCCTGGCCTCATTGCCAGGCAGGGGCTCAGCTTGAGGGGATGGGAGGCAGGAGCCTCGAGCAGTCACACTGTGCTAGGCATCATCCAGCAGCATTCTCCCTCACCAGGCAGAATTTCCCCACAGTAGTCACAAGCTCTGGATTAGAGGATGGAGTTTCCTGGGCACATTCCTGCTGGACTCAGATCCACCTGGAACAGgctcagaggggtttggggggtggAAGCAGACAAATCCAGAGGTGGTTTAGGTGAAGGGGGTGTAAGAGCATCCAGATGTGGGGAACATGGGGACCTCAGGGAGACCATTACCCAAACCTGATTGCAGGGTGAAGAACAAAACCCTCAGCTTTGCTGGGCcaggaaacattaaaaaaaaaaaaaacaaacgagAAATGGAAATCCATCCAGGCACAGAACTGCGATCAGTTTAGGACCAAGCTGACCCGGGGAGCTGACAGAGCACTGGGCACCACAGGAAAACAGACAAACGCTTGCAGAGAGAACCCACGGGCACCCTGTTCCAGCCAcgcaggcactgctgggccgAGCTCCATGagcctcctgccctccccaagTAATCGGCTCCCCAACCCAGGCAGAAGTtgtggggggtctgggggtgctgtgATTCCGCTGGGTCCGGCTGCATTGTCGCTtcatcagctctgctccttgTCACTGACCAGCAGCACAGTGTGCTGCCCACCGCTGGACACGGCCAGCACCCGCCGGttctccagctgcttccccGTCATCTCCACGGGGCTCCAGACATCATCCTCCTCTCCGGTGCCCAGCTGGTAGTTAGTGCCCATTCCCCACGCAAACGCTCGTCCTGCAACAGAGGTGAAGCAAGCTTTGAGCTCCCAGTTGTTGCACAATGGGAAGGCGACCTCGCACCCAGACAGTGCATTGCTATGAGTCCAAAACACAAACAGGAAGAAGAGAACGAGCACTTGCAACTCAACAGGTGTTCCGTCACAGAGCCAAGGAACTTTCATCCCtttgagggagaaaaataaacccacagCCCACTCCAAACCTTCCTTCCTGCGGACACTGCACACAGGCAGATGCAGCATCAGAGCATGGAGGTCTGGCATCGGCAGAGTCAGAGGAGAGATTGTCAGGCCAACAACCACCTCCTGATAAACACCACATGACCAACCCTGCTGCCCACAAACAGGCCCACAAACACATCTGAGCAGccactgcccagctgcccccaggagATGGGCAGCAGGACCTGGCTCCAGTCCCAACCCAGCTGGCAGTGTGTGGTGAtggtgtgcagggcaggatggaGGAATGAAGAAGTGCAGAAGTCAAGACCTGGCACTCACCATCACTGCTGACAGCATAACCAACTGATGCTCCGCAGGCCACCGAGACGATactggggagctctgggatAACGGTGGGTGTACTCTTCTCCTCTGCCCCTGTCCCAATGCCCAGCCGGCCAtactctgccctgcccaggctgtaGGCTTTACCTGGAGCACAGCGGACACACAAGACAGGAGACCTGAGCGGGGCAGAAGTTGCAGCAAGGCCAAAGCAGACCAGGACCTCTTCCCAGGCCTGACTCCTGAAGGAGCATCACTCCTCCACACCACACCCTGAGACCCATCCAGAAGGAGTAGGGTGGGATAGAGACCCCTTCAGCTCCTCAAAATCAGTAAGGTGGATAGGTGCAAGAGCAGAGTTCACAACTGAGTCCAGGTTTCTGTTGTCAGCTTCCCTTCGCTGCAATCTCACACCAACACTGTTTCCTTGAACACCGAGAGCTTGGAGGGCTCCAGCACATCACCCTCATCCCAACAGCTCCTTGGCCAGGTTGAGGGCCATGGGATTCCCCCCACCCTGCTGTGTGACTCCCAGCCCACCTGTCACAGAGTCACTCACCCTCAGAGTCGACGCAGACCGTGTGGTGCTGCCCGCCAGAGAACCCAACCCAAGACTTGGTGGAGTTCTTGAAGGACGTGAGGTTCTGCGGGGAGAAGCAGGGCTCGGTGTCCTgggtccctgcagggtgggacGCACAAACCCGGGCAGATCAGGTCCATGGGCATGGACAGCTCTGGCACTGAGCCATCCACCCTGGGACTCACCCTACCAGAGACCAATacagctgcccagccccaaaATCTAATTTTTGCTCAAACCCAGTGGGCACGAGGGCTGGGACCTAAACCCAGAGTGAGCCCCACCCCCATTTCCAGCTCTGGTGCATGCATGCAGTGTTTAGATTCTGGGGCACCCAGCAGCTTCCCCCACCaggccagggcagcagtggaCTGGAAGGAGATCTGGAGGGACATAGATGAAGCTCACCCAGCTGGTGGTAGTTGGAGAGGCCAAATCCATAGATGTGTCCCTCACGCGTGACGGCGAAGGTGAAATACGCCCCGCAGAAAGCGTCCTGGAAGCGCATTTTGCTTcttctccctctgcctctgACAGGGACAAGCTGGGGGACCAGCATCCGTTCTGGGGTAGGAGACAAGGTGTTATGCAAGGACTAAGGATTTACACCCTCCCTGCATCTAAGGATCTGGTTCACTGCATGTACGCCACTGATTACACATAAGCCCTTGAGCATCAGGGACTGGGGCCCTTTGTTCCTCTGCAAAGGGCAGAGCCAAAGCCAaaggatgcacctctgagaactaAATCCACTCACCCAGTCCTCGCCGTCCTCCTCGGGTGGCAAAGAGTGCTGGCACTCTGCCCAGCTGGCCCTGTTCACCACAGCCACATGTGAACAGGTCACCGTCCACTGTCAGCATCACCAAGTGGTCATTTCCTgggacaggaaagaaaaagaagttatgGAGAAGTGTTCAACAAGTCCTCAGGACTGAGATCCCACAGGTAAACCCCAGTTGTCCCAGCTTATGGGGTTTACTGCACTTGATACCTCAACACCAATTGTGTCACCACCTTAAACTCCAGGATCTCCATCTTCCTGATCCCAGGAATTCAAAGCAGTTTTTCTGGGAAGGCGGTAAGGAGACAGAGGTGTGGCCCAATCTCCCCTGGGTCCCGGACAAGcaccctggctgctgtgcttAGCTTCCCCAGGCCTCATTAGAGAGCAAGTGCTCTGGCCCCTGTGGGTCACAATTTAAGCCACTCTTGGAAGGCATTCTACATCAGACTGGTCAAATATTAACTCAATGTGTGATTCTGTTGGCGCTAAGAGGTCTGTTCTCTGGAAGAGTCAGAGATCAGCAAGTACACCCTTGTATCAGGCTTGGAACAAGCCAAGAGGGAGGAAAAGTTCGTGGACGTTCCTCAAGGGTTGTGACAACCTTGTGTACCTGCCTGACCCTGCACACCCCGGGGCCCTGCTTGTGGAAGGGGCTCACAGCTGTTGTGTGAGTCAGAAAGAGTTAGATGAAGAAGAGAAGCTGATAAGAGTCGCCTTTGCCCCTGAAAGGAGTCCTACCAAGGCTGTCAGCATGGAAACGGAGAAGAAAAGATAAACAAGGGGTCCTACAGTTAGATCTTGACAGAAAACAGTGGTGTTGACCGCCTTGCACCAATGAAcattatgttgatttattgtggccaatGAATAAGTATAAACTTTGTGAGAGGATATAAAAAGACAGCATGCTGctaaaataaaagagagaagcTTTCTTAAATACAGAGTGTTCTTCTGTTTGTTAGGACCATCTCAACAACTACACCTGCTCACCTGAAACTATTTTAACAACAGGTGTAtcgagctggagcagcacaggaacgGAGCTTGTCTTCATGGGCTCCAGCAAGCCGATCACTCCATTGTTATCCTGAGGGAAGAGAGAGACACAGGgatcagccacagcagcagcagccaccagcaaAGCTTCCAGTATCTGAGGACTCAGCGTACCCGGAAGGAGCCCCAGACAAAGACCCTGCCATCCTCAGTCAGCGCGGCCGTGTGGCTGTCCCCCGCCGACACCTGCAccaccttctcctgcagctccaccagccctggggagctctCAGACCCTTCAGCTGAGGTGTCGCGTCCCAGGGCACCTTCATCATTGCAGCCAAAGGTGTAGATCTGCAGATTGGGTGCAAGTGGTCAGGATGGAGCACAGAGGGGCAACAGGCTGAGTATGAAGTCAGGGGACAGAGAGTCATGATGCTGAAttattacagaatcacagaatggtctgggatggaagggactttaaagctcatttcagtccaccccctgccatgggcaagaaCACCTTCTACTAGATCAGCTTGCTTTAAatcctgtccaacctggcctggaataCTTCCGGGATGAggtgttgtcatcttattgcgaAGCTCtcataccttctcagtgatttgtCATGGGCGCCTCcttgcagcactgactccttcttcctcacagcacagccaacaaactccaagtctctcctcacccagctaacccactcttttatagcactcatccttattagacacagctgtggcctgttaagggcaggcctgttcctaatctttggtaattagtacagctgcaactcctcaggggtgagattaccttctacactatctttattttcttacattctaacCCCCCAcaatgaggcagccacagcttctctgtaccagagcctcaccaccttcacaagGAAGAACTTCCCAATATTGCATCTAAAATGGCAGCGTCACCCATCtactctctgtcagtgtgaagccattcgcCCTTGACCTATCACTCCAGGCTCTTATCCTAAGTCCGTCTCCAAATCCTTTCAGGTCCTCCTTTTGACCCCCTAAATTTTGTGGTCCATGAGACCATGCTCACCCCTACAGCCAGAACAAGATGTGGGCAGAGCAGTGGCTGATTCCTACTCCCTGCTCCAGAACACATCCCAGAACCCACTGCACTTACCTTTCCAGTCTGGCTGAGGCACACTGTGTGCATCCCTCCAGCTTCCACCTGCACCACCATCTCTGGCAGCGTGACCAGAGCTGGCTTCTTCCTCTCCATGATGTCTTCACCCAGACCCAGCTGCCCGACATTACCCTGGCCCAGTGtcagcaccagcccaggctgtgagcGATGTGATGGGTGGCTGACTGCGGGGTGTAAGGGGGAGAAAGAACACGTCAGG carries:
- the RCC1 gene encoding regulator of chromosome condensation isoform X2, which gives rise to MMPGKRRVQILVPEEVSTEMKKVKDSKMPAKRRMKILVPEEESTETKKVKVSHPSHRSQPGLVLTLGQGNVGQLGLGEDIMERKKPALVTLPEMVVQVEAGGMHTVCLSQTGKIYTFGCNDEGALGRDTSAEGSESSPGLVELQEKVVQVSAGDSHTAALTEDGRVFVWGSFRDNNGVIGLLEPMKTSSVPVLLQLDTPVVKIVSGNDHLVMLTVDGDLFTCGCGEQGQLGRVPALFATRGGRRGLERMLVPQLVPVRGRGRRSKMRFQDAFCGAYFTFAVTREGHIYGFGLSNYHQLGTQDTEPCFSPQNLTSFKNSTKSWVGFSGGQHHTVCVDSEGKAYSLGRAEYGRLGIGTGAEEKSTPTVIPELPSIVSVACGASVGYAVSSDGRAFAWGMGTNYQLGTGEEDDVWSPVEMTGKQLENRRVLAVSSGGQHTVLLVSDKEQS
- the RCC1 gene encoding regulator of chromosome condensation isoform X1 gives rise to the protein MRNGAGGEDADSMMPGKRRVQILVPEEVSTEMKKVKDSKMPAKRRMKILVPEEESTETKKVKVSHPSHRSQPGLVLTLGQGNVGQLGLGEDIMERKKPALVTLPEMVVQVEAGGMHTVCLSQTGKIYTFGCNDEGALGRDTSAEGSESSPGLVELQEKVVQVSAGDSHTAALTEDGRVFVWGSFRDNNGVIGLLEPMKTSSVPVLLQLDTPVVKIVSGNDHLVMLTVDGDLFTCGCGEQGQLGRVPALFATRGGRRGLERMLVPQLVPVRGRGRRSKMRFQDAFCGAYFTFAVTREGHIYGFGLSNYHQLGTQDTEPCFSPQNLTSFKNSTKSWVGFSGGQHHTVCVDSEGKAYSLGRAEYGRLGIGTGAEEKSTPTVIPELPSIVSVACGASVGYAVSSDGRAFAWGMGTNYQLGTGEEDDVWSPVEMTGKQLENRRVLAVSSGGQHTVLLVSDKEQS